CCGTCGTTTTCCATATTTTCCATGAAGGTGATCAGGTAGTTGACACATTAGCCAACTTTGGATGGCTCAGTACCGAGGCTAGCCATCCCTCATTTTGTTATAGTTTTATTCTTTGGAATTCTTTAGGCCGGAATTCTTTTTGGTTTATATAGCTTTGCTACTCATTTGGTCATTTCCTTGTATTCTtctatttattcatttattatatTTGGGTTCTTGTTCGGGGTGAGCTAGGGGTGCCAACCTCGTTGGATGTCCTAGTTCCTTCATCCAGTCCTCcgcctttaataaaaaaaaatgattaaaatatttttaagagACTCTTTTATTAGGTTTTGAAGTTAAATTTTAAGGAGTTTGTGGCAAAATTCAATTTTAAAAGTTTTTTAGTTCCTCTTCAAATCAGCAAATGACGTTTGTTTTGGTGACTTTTGGAACAGGATAAAGGAGATATgatatttcattccctttgttagtacttgtttttatttaatattgtcATTTTTTTGgtcttttattttaaataaactaGAACTTTCCTTAAACTGTTGGAACTAAGAGTCATGAATCAATACATATTCTAGAAAGCGTGGAAtcaagaaagaaataaaagggTTAACATTGGAAAGAGCACTCCTAGCTAAAGTATGAGCTACTCCACTCGTCAATCGAGGGTAAAAAGACACTGAAATGTCATTTCGATTGATTGCAAGAGCTTTTGCAGTCTTATATCATGCTACCAAAGTCTTAGATGTCATCTTTTTTAGAGTAGTAGTCCGCCACCGTTTGGGAGTCATTTGCCATAATCACATCATGAAAGTTTATAGATAGGATTTTCTTTATTCCAAATCATAAAATGCGAGCTTCTATAgatttagcttttttttttctagtttTAAGCTCACCTCAAATTCTTTTAATCTCACTACTcaattttttaatgttttttattccatttctcattctttaatttttttttatgatgggATTCCCGACATCCATAGAGACTTGTGCGGGACAGAcgtgaagataaaaaaaatctcaaaatctTTTTTGGGAGATTCTCCAAAACCACCTCTGAAGTGGAATGAGAAATAGATCTTTGCTCATGCTCGACGTTGCCACCCCTAGATATGAAACTAAATAGTGAGATGAGAAAACATAGAAAGGCGCGCGTTCTTGGGATGTCAAACATATTTCAACAAAATACTAAACTAACCCTCCATAGTCCTAGATAAAATAAGCAATAAATGTTCTTTAATACAAAATTTACTAACTAGAGTGTAAAAGTTGAACaagtcttttaattttttttattaattggtTTTCAGAAAGAATTAGACCCTCTTATATGATTTTATCACtatctatatttaaaaaaaaaaaacaactttcacatacatatataacactattttttttttggcccTCTCCAGCCCTGGGCCCTAGGCCGACGCACTTCGGGCATAGGCGCAGGGCCAGCCCTGTCTCCATTGAAGCTACATCGTTTTTATATGCGAggtttgataaaacttaaaattaagcGCCGAAAAAGTGAGGACTGGAttttaagtgttttttttttaaactgaattttaaatattgaatattataaatactGAATGTATTAAATGGTAtaactgtttgataaatattaaaaataagtacttcatttaaaaatattaatcgataatgttttaaaattttaagttaatttttttttacttttaaaaataAGTTATTATGTGATTTaactaaaatatttaaattatattatcgaacaaatttaaaatcaataaacactattaattttaaatgttGAAAGTTGTTATTAAATAAGacattaaataattatataatttaactGAAATATTTAAATCACATTATTAAACAAACTTAAAACAATAACTATTCGATGTATTGcatcaattttttttggcttaatacatcatttgccttctgaacttgtccaaaatggttgattgacctctgaacttttaaaatgtcTCGATAGTCTCataaacttgtataaaatgtttaattagcCCCCTGAATtttcataaaatgtaatcaattaatcattcggttgtaaaaaagtaagtcaaatgcggaaaatatgttacacgtgtcttagaatgttattagatacttcacaaaatagattaaaacatgttaaaaaagaatttcttacttattcaactataaaacattttttttctaatattataatcacataccccgatcttggtcgttttacttttttttttatcttagtcgttttactttttttaagatgcatgcaacatatcttccgcatttaagtTACTTTATtataaccgagtgattaattgattacattttatgcaagttcaggaactaactgaacattttatgcaagttcaagggaCTATCGAAACACTTTAAAATTCAGATGATCAAGGGATAAGTTCAGAGGACATGATatattaagctttttttttctGATAAATTACATCGATTTTTAAAGTGGATTGCTATACGTCGCCCCTATTTTACTTACCGTCGCCTCCtatttgacatttttgcccttttcattttccattcaaaaaagtgaaattctctcaaccccgaagaacaaaacgaagaaaaatcatgcctccaaaaaacgggtaggctacccgtttttACCTAGGTAGAAATGGGTACCCGTTTATACCTAAGTaaaaacgggtagcctacccgtttctacctaggaaaaacgggtagcctacccgttttcctttagggaaaacgggtttattttatttttaattgtaataaatattaaaaattgattggacgcttcaatacgtattttttatttccaatttatctatacgttttttctatccaatcaatacataatttatcaataattaaagttacgttctaaaagataaataaatataaagtaacaaataaaaattaattgcacgcgttaatacgtattttttttatttccaatcaataatttatatatatgttttttctatccagtcaatacataatttacgtataattaaatttacgttctaaaaggtaaataaatataatttaccaaattaaaattaattggacacttcaatacgtattttttatttccaatcaataatttatctatacgttttttctatccaatcaatacataatttatctataattaatatttattataattaaaaaaaataaacccgTTTTCTCTAAAGAAAAAACaggtaggctacccgtttttcctaggtagaaacgggtagcctaccctTTTCTACCTACggaaaacgggtaggctacctgTTTCTACCTAGGAAAAACGGGTAGTTCATATtatcggtccatggaccggaccgtatgggctacctGTTTAGTGCAAATTCAACGGAAAAAAAAATtcgtttcaagttaaattcgttaaatttcagattattggtaaatacgaaacttagatgttcaagtatttttccttgttttggatgcatgatttttcttcgttttgttcttcggggttgagagaatttcacttttttaaatgaaaaatgaaaagggcaaaaatatCAAACAGTAAGCGACGGTAAGTAAAATAGAGGCGATGTATAGCAACATGGCCTAAAAACTAAGCAAATTGCTGCAGTAAGTATTTTGGGCCGGTTGATTTGGAGGGTAAAATTGGAataaattgacaaaaaaaaaaaaccctccGATTTCAATTGAAACGCTGTACTCAGTTTGTATATATAGACAAGATATAGAAGATAAATAGAGTAATAGATATAATTTGCCGTCGCCGCTGATCTGGGTTCTGAGGGACGGAGGAACTACGGCTGAAACCACAGTTGTCGCAAGGCCTAATTCAAAATGGTAAACTACATGTTTATTTTCTGTAACTTTTCTTCATTGATATGTGAGATTTGTTGTAGAAGACTTTGCTTTTGATCTAGTTATTGTTGCATATGAAGTCTCTCTACATGAAGATAAAGATGGTTTTCTTACTATCTCTGACCTTTTTTTCATCATCAGCGCTACTATAATTGTAGTGTTTGTGGTACTTTCTGGTCCTGGTGCGTTATTTTGTTCTTATTTCGTTGAATACTGAAGAATTTCATCCGTTTTGGAGGATAAATGAGATGAAAAGCATATTTATTGTCTTGATGTAGTGTTTATTTTGTACTTAGTTTTGTCTGTCGATTTGGTAGTGCACTGTATTGCTTAAGCTAAGCATACAAAAACAGTTAGTTAGGATTAGAGACATTCCAGGGTTAGAATTTAGAAACCTCGAATTGGTCTTCTATCCTCTCTAGTCCTAGTATGTATTGTTTGAAATGTATATCTTTATTTGATATATTTCTCAACGTGCTGCTTATTGCTCTGGCATTGCTTCGATTTATTCCGTTTTGAAGAAGAGAGTATTCATTATGCCTCAGTGTAGTGTTTAGTTTATGCCATTTGATTTTGAATACCGGAAATAAGGCACTTGATCTTATTGCATTGTTGAAAACTTAGTATGAATCTTTTGAGcaattttccttttctttgctTCTTGGTGCTTAGCTTTGTCTATCGATTTACAGGGTTAGAAACTTTGAATTCTCAAAATCTAGCTCAATTTACCTGTAATAGAGGCTGCAAAATGTTTTACacccatagttattaaaggcgcgcctcgGCTAAGGCTCCAGCCTTAGCGCCTCTGGAGCCCAAAGGCGGGCGTGGTCAGTCAGGCGCGCGCCTTAAGCCAGGCACAAGGCGCGTGCCTCAGCTACCttagggtattttagggttGAGGGTATTTAGGGTTTTGAGGGTATTTTAGGAttagggtattttagggttttttaagttcagaaaataaaagaaaagcatggATAGACAAAGATCGACAGTTTTTACTCCACATATTGCAACAGTTAACTCATGCCTTATAGTTAACTAGAACTTAACTCatgcattttatggttttattattgttatttgactatttgtgattatttgtgactagtattatgaatttatgattttttttttgtgtgcgcCTCGAGTCACTCGGGCGCGCGCCTTAAGTTGCgccttgcgccaaggctccaggaccccccttgcgcctttaataactatgtttACACCATATATTGATTATATCGACCTTTAGTTATTTTTAGTATGGAAAGTGCTTCACTATCTAGTTAGTGTGGACTTTGATTCCCTCTTGACTCGTTCCCTTGAAGCAATAGTGGTTGTGTTGTTCTTATATCTTCCTCATCTCATTGTTGAGTTGGGGGCATCATTGCTGAAGCAactatatttcttatttttttctttgaaaaagtaCAATCTCTTGGCATGATTTGTTAGATGGAACTGTGATGAGTCCTACAGACCTGTAATGATTTGCGGAAATGATCGCAAGTCTAAGAACATCTAAGGGACTGAGTTTCTTGTACATtgtcacaatttttttttttttttttttaatctttatgCTTTGATGTTGTTTTGGCAAACTGTTGTGGCTTTCATTGCAGTCTATATTTTGAGATTACAGCTTTACACTAAGTTTAATTAGTTAATGCAGCTGTATGGAAGCCTAAATTTTTGTGTTTCCCTCGCTATCCAAGGTTGAATTTTCTGTTGCATTTGGACGTCGGGAAACTACATTCTCTTGTCCATGGCTTCAAATGTTTTTAATTAAGAATTCTACATATCCTGCAATGCGATTTGCAGGAGTTAAGGTCATGCTTTGACAAAGAATTACATGTTAGATATcacttttaaatttttaaaattttctccTTTTTCCCCCTTCTCCATCAGGGAAATTgcatttatttttcattttcttttcaaattgagATAAAATATTGACAGAACTGTGATGAATCCTACAGACCTGTAATGATTTGCGGCAATGATCGCAACTTTTTAGAACATCTAAGGGACTGAGTTCTAAAAGCTTTTTAGTAATCTTCTTTTAGCTGCAATTTTGCAATATTTTCTGCTTCCAGACTTTGCTTTACACAATTTAGCGCACTTTTAAGAACATATCTGAAACTGAGCGAGTTTGTATGAGTTTTCAACTTTAGGACATATCTTTTGTGAGCTGCATTGGCACAATACTTTCCCCTTGCGAACTTTAATGTACACATTAACTGCAACTTTTAAGAACATATCAGGAACTGAGTGAGTTTGGGTTGATTTGAATTTTTAATGTCAAATTTTTGAACTTGTAAGAACATCTAAGGGACTGAGTTCCTTATACATAGTCTTaactctgatttttttttttttttttttttatgttctgAGATTGGTATGCAAACTGTAAAGGCTTCGTTGCAATTTTGCTTTACACTAagtttaattagttaattatgCTGTTACGGAAGCCTAAAACATTGTTTCCCTCGTTATCCATTGTTGAATTATCTCTGTTGCATTTGGACGTCGGGAATCCCTTTTGTTGAATAAGTGATGTATAATTGAGTTTGTTATGGCATAGGTTCTTGAATTGTAACTGTTACTGCAGTCTCTTATATAGCATAACATCAGAAAAAATGCATTTGTTGGAATATTAATATGCTTGTTAATATTTTGTCTAGTGACACCGGGTTTTTATGGTGCATTGCAGGCAAGAGGCTTGAAGAAACACTTGAAGAGGCTCAATGCCCCAAATCATTGGATGCTTCAAAAACTTGGAGGTGCTTTTGTAAGTTAGCAATCGATGACTTTGTATTTCTTACAAAAATCTTGTCATGGAGTATTTCCttaatttatgtgttttttttctCTGCTATGGTATTAGGCTCCCAAGCCATCATCTGGACCTCACAAGTCTCGTGAGTGTTTGCCGTTGATCCTAATTCTGCGCAACAGGCTGAAGTATGCTCTCACATATCGTGAAGTGATTTCTATTCTGATGCAGCGACATATTCTTGTCGATGGGAAGGTTAGGACGGATAAAACATATCCTGCTGGTTTCATGGGTATGTTGTCCTCACTTTGTTACTTCAAAATGTTCTtttttaaattgtgttaagttGTTTACCCGGATAAAATTATTGTTGAAtacagttatatatatatatatatatctacctTACTGTATTtgtattattattcatttttctttatttctgcTTTAACAGATGTTGTGTCAATTCCTAAAACAAATGAGAACTTCCGTCTCCTTTATGACACCAAAGGCCGGTTTCGGCTACACTCTCTCAGAGATGATGAGGCAAAGGTTTGTCTGCTTCTTTTGCTCAAGGGGTTTTGTTTATTGAAATCTTGTGCAATTTGcactgttttatctttagatattaaatttaaatctgGCACTAATCCGTGTTGAATTGTGGAATAATACTGTGCAGTTTAAGCTATGCAAAGTCCGATCTATTCAATTTGGTCAAAAAGGCATCCCTTACCTGAATACATACGATGGTCGTACAATTCGCTACCCAGATCCCCTCATTAAGGCAAATGATACCATCAAGCTTGACTTGGAGAGCAACAAGATCACTGAATTTATCAAATTTGATGTAGGAAATGTTGTTATGGTCACTGGAGGGAGGAACAGAGGAAGAGTTGGGGTGCTTAAAAATAGGGAAAAGCATAAGGGTAGTTTCGAAACTGTTCACATCCAAGATGCAACTGGTCACGAGTTTGCAACTCGATTGGGCAATGTGTTCACCATCGGTAAAGGTACTAAACCGTGGGTTTCTCTTCCTAAGGGCAAGGGTATTAAGCTGTCCATCATCGAAGAAGCTAGAAAAAGGCAAGCTGCAGCTCAAACAACTGCCTAAgatgtaattgattttttttttcttgctgTAGTTTTTGTTTAACACATCTGATGAGAGGTAGTTGCCTAAGATGTAATTAAATTCTGAAATGTTTTATTGTATTTTCGTTTATGGTCACAATTTtgaacaatatatatatgttatcAGAGAACTTGAGTCAATCAACCATGTATCACGTCAAACATTCACTTGCTATTTGTTCCCTATTCGCCACCTTAAACCATGCACAAGCACGTCCTAGAACTCTAAGGGTACGTTTGGTAAGACGTAATGGATTTCGTAATGGAATGCCCATTACATCAAAAGCCCATTACTATGTTTGGATGCACTCTATAGTTTTATTGGAATGTAATGGGAATTCCATGACTTTAATTTTCTTCAATAAGTTTTGTAACGAGGATTACCAAAGAAATCAATaggaattctcattacattccAATATGTATTCCTAATTCATTCAATCTAACATTTtcatttcctccattttttacatcacattattattaattttttattattactattgttatatatatttataagagTAAGTAGAAATTTATGATTATACATAGCAAAACAAACATGATaattaggggtgtgcatcggttcggtttaaaccgcataccgaactgagtgaattcggtttttcggttcggttttttaacaattcggttcggcatcgattttaattttaagtttatttcgGTATTCAATTCGGTTCGTTTAGGTttgacagaaaatgtaaaaaaactgAACCGCACcaaattacacatattttacatttatatatatatatatatgagataaaccaatatagatatattttggaaatatttcaatttttgttgttgaggtaaatttaatgagaaaatatagtgatttttatttgttatttgttatttttaacttaattcggtttgttcggtttaaaccgaaccgaaccacatatttcgattcggttttaattcggttttaccTATTACTCGGTTCAGTGTCGGtatgaattattttgatcatttggtattcggttttttcggttcggttcggttcggttttgcaccgatgcacacccctaataatgtaatggtaattacattacatcaattgtaaaattttacTAACCAAACATCGTAATGTAATggttattccattccattacattacaactttgattacattacattgcattacagcGTACCAAACGCACCCTAAATACCATGTCGGATTAAACTCAGATTACAACCTAACCGAGATTGAAAAATATGTCTTTGAGAAGATAGCAAGAAACCCAGTGAATTCATCCTTTTCCTAAAGGGTTCAAATCCCACTGGAATGAGTTTATCATACAAAAAATGCACTCATACAAAAGGTAGGAGTCACTTGGCCCACCGATTTCAAGAGAAAACTTTCTTTCGAGCTTGAGACAACAATTTATCGTAACAACTGATTTCATAAACAATTTTTAAGATACCCaaaaatagcttttttttttttttattattatgacCAACCATTGTCGGAAGACCAAATAGTGACTTACATATAAAATTTGAAATAGAAGACCCATCCTCCTCCTTAACCTTCTGACTGAAGAATATGTTCGACTTCTGATAATTAATTGTTTGGCTAGATCCGTTCGCGCTTATGCCAGCAGacaaaacatatattttaacagAGACACTTAACCACTCAAgatatttatcttttaaaaactcATTCGTTTGATGATTGATGAAAAGGAGTTGTGGAAGCCTTGGAGAACCTTCATGATCCTGAGAGAGTGTTATTACGATCAGTGGCGAATCCAGgcaaaattctacgtaaaaaaaaattagacaaaaaatgtaaaattgtttaattttttatgccaaaaaatgcaaaattgttcaattgtcatgcattatttttatgattttttttaataaaaaacgtaatgtttccgactcgtaatcatccatttccgggattctcAGGTTGTTACGCATctaatatccctaacgttttgggtcaggtgcaattttacccctaacatctaaaatggtgcaattttacccctaatgtttgtagccaagagcaattttatccctaacgttgatatattggatcaatttcagacactattataaaatacagtcattttttttctttattttgcaccaattgcatatcaattttgtaattttgcaccaattttacctctaatgttgataaattggatcaatttcagacactattattcatgaccgagaagacagtttgatgaattatttctcaaattgacc
The window above is part of the Euphorbia lathyris chromosome 3, ddEupLath1.1, whole genome shotgun sequence genome. Proteins encoded here:
- the LOC136223440 gene encoding small ribosomal subunit protein eS4z-like; protein product: MARGLKKHLKRLNAPNHWMLQKLGGAFAPKPSSGPHKSRECLPLILILRNRLKYALTYREVISILMQRHILVDGKVRTDKTYPAGFMDVVSIPKTNENFRLLYDTKGRFRLHSLRDDEAKFKLCKVRSIQFGQKGIPYLNTYDGRTIRYPDPLIKANDTIKLDLESNKITEFIKFDVGNVVMVTGGRNRGRVGVLKNREKHKGSFETVHIQDATGHEFATRLGNVFTIGKGTKPWVSLPKGKGIKLSIIEEARKRQAAAQTTA